The genomic DNA GTAAAATCATAAAatgttgtattgtattatattgtaaaataccTGTGTTCGTGTAGTTGAGCCATCAAAGACGTGCCCGGTTTCCAGTTTGGTGGCGGGAGATTAATTCCACACGTTTCCATAGCACACTCTCTAGACCTAAAAAGGCATTTAAATTGTTAAGTACTTGCGAAAGTAGCCAGCTCGGCTGTGgcttaaaattcaaatatattaataaactacatatgtagattataataaaaataaaacccacCTCAAAGCACGAGCATATTTTATGTGCTGTCTGGTTGTTAAATTTTTCAGCTCTTGTCGACATGGCGCCATGCTATCTGCAATAATCATCAACAAAAATACgtgatagaaataaaatatgaaacggCAAACATTTTACatcttatttattacattaaagGTAAAGACACACAGAGAGGTATGCGGcacgtttttttgtttttagatagttttttaCATGCAAAGAGAAAACGCTAAACGTACGCCAAATCTGTACCGCCGCGTCCCTTCACAAACCTCACCCCTTGGATTATTTTCGATGACGATttatacttgtacatacatatgtaggtttgatagtgatcaataacggtgatccccatatttgaagaaatgtaggagacacTTGTCAAAGATCGTAAGAATCAATAATGACAcgaagatacgcctctcaccGCTAAAGTACACGTACGCGTTCCGGGCCGTACTTTTGGGTTTATTCTTTCTCTAAAGGTACAAACACACATAGTGGTAAGCGGCATGTGcttatttttagatagttttgcacatccAAAAAAAACGCTAGTGCAATCCTTCCCAAAACTTACCCTCTGGatttttttcggtgatatattatCTTTGTActgacagtgattcccatatttgaagaattgTAAGAGAAACtggtcgaaataataagatcgtacgagtTAACACTGACAcgaagatacgcctctcaccGCTGGAGTTGACGTACGCGACCCGTGCCGCACTTtcgagtgtgttcttaccaaaAAACTTACATTGTACGTAGCTTCTTTCTTGCACGAGCAAAGACAAATGAGTAGCATTGGAATCTAATGAATTAGGCGAGGCCGCTCGTTGCGTGAACTGACTGCTAGATCCAGATCCCGAACCGTACGGCATTGCAGAAATCTGATTGGTCAAATTGTGCGTAGATGGACCGAGAGTAGAACTCGCAACGCCGTCAACATTATCTGCacgaaaaaataacaataaaaataaataatgtaaaacaaACAAAGATCATAAGTAAAATTTCGGCAAAAACCTTTCGATAATAGTGCTGaagtttcatttatatttttattatcaccGAACATATGCTGCCATTCGTAATTCATTTGACTGCAATTCTCCGCAGCCGACTGACTGCTCACGCTAGTTTTGTGCTGCCGTCTGCAAAAATGCAACACAATCTATATAACAGCCTTCAAACCACCGACAAAGTTCATTCATGTATCATTATATAATTACTTATAGCTCGAAACGGAGCTGTTCGTGTATAGGCTTTTGGAGCCGGATTGGATATGATTGTCACCGCTGCCGTCTGATACATTGTTCTCCAACGTGACCATCTTCGAAATGCAAGATATTCCAGAGATGCTCAATCTACCCGGAGACTCGTTGCTGAACTGATTAGAAGTGCTTTGAGTCTTGGTACGTTGCATTTCAATGAGATGAGTACTCATCGATAAAATCTGCGACTCGATTTGATCGGTCAAACCATCAGACATGAGACGTCTGAACAGAGTTTTCATCGTCTGACTCATTTCGCAATACTGAGGCAACGTACCCTGCTTCACCTgaacaaatcaaattttaataataaccaaAACTAacacatatatatgaaatataactgAAAAACTTACTTTCAAGCGTGCTTCCCTTCGTTTCCGCAACGTTTGTAAAAACTGGTTTATATCTTTATATTTCATAACAGAATCAAATATGGCTCTAGGTATAGGTTGAGCCAAGCTTCCGAGCAACAATTCCGGTTTATCAACCTACAAAGAAGCGTATATGAAAAACGTCCATAACcgttataaaaaaacaacaacatttCGAATGAAATACCTGCGTAAGTTTATACGTAAGATACGGCCAAACCCATGGAAGAATTTTACAATTCACATCTATAGGATTCAACAAAGTGGCTACGCAAGATATGAGTCCACATGTTTCGTGACGGATCCATAGATTGGGATGTGTCAAATAGCAGACCGTCTCGGCGACCAATTCGCACAGTGATGGCTTTTGTATGAGGCCGAGTTCTGCTAGAGACGTCGTGGCTCTTAAAGATTTTGCAATGATGAATTCTGAAGGGTCTGTCAATCCCTGAAAAATTTGAACGTTGACGCAAGGCAGGGAAACTACCATCGGATTGAAgatttgtttgtattattaCCTGTTGCAATAGTGGTACTAGGATGTGAGAACAATGCCAGCCGACGTAAGCCGCTACCCCTACGATACAATCGAAAAAGCTACCCCTCAAAGCAGTATCTTCTTTGTCATTCAAAAATGTTATCATGTGGGATAACAATACGTCATTtgctgtaaaaaatataaaatcatacatataaCTAACGATTCTGAGAATTATACCTGGCGTCGTTTCTAATACTGAGCATTTAATTCTAATATATATTTGCTAgttatgcatataaaataaatatcaaaatacgaACCTTTCTGTTTGCCgaaaaatacacacaatttGGTGATCCCGCTTTCCATAAAAACTCTCCGAACGAGGGTTTGAGAATCAGTCAACAAACTAGAAACTGTTTGTCTCAcctgatgaaaatgaaaagatattttaaaacatatgtaacggcaaaataaataaacatcgaAATTATACAACTGATACCATTTCATGCAGAGCTGATAGTTCCGATTCATAATTTACTTTTGCGGACTCCTTGTGATTTTCCATATTTTGAGTTTGATCTAAAAACCTCAAAGCTGTCTCTGCAAGTAATGCTAAAaccaaattcataaaaataattaaacatattacacaatacatatgttacagtctaaGTGTTAACTCCGACTCAAATTCACTTCCGACACAATTCGACTCGCTCTATATAAACGACCGCGAACCCGTAGGAGTCGCACAGCTGTATCACACAGCCCCTGACGCTAGTGAGCCTTTGGAGTTCAGCCAGCCCACTCCTCCAAAGTAGAACAACTATGTACCtccttcgctgtacatacaataatGCTGATTTAACATACAATAATACCTATTATAGCACTCGAGACATCTgttaacatacatatagtcGAAACGCGATGTCACAGCAAAGCATAAAAATCGGTTTTTGAGCGCGAGGCGGGACCCTAACTAGTGAACAAGTACCTTTTCTTCTAATAACCAGCAATATAGTTCAGtgcaatgctttcaactgaggggtcataaGTTCATTTCCTGGcccagtgttgctggtcagGCCTTAAATATGTGTCcaggtcgaccgtttcctatcagagtttgccgatgtatctaatttcattgttgaaatagttCCACCAAATGGGCAACCTATCCTTTTTCacgcaaattcgagtttataacatctcgaatttgttgattgttatataaatatactacctattctgtaaaatatatgtatttttggcaAAAATTTGCTACctatcgaatttgtccatagatgtctctatgatgctgtataaatataattgtttaccGATGtctataattggccaggaaggcgcattgggtttacctattaggccttcctggtaatgtatgtacatatataaaattaaaaaaataaattagcagGCCTGCTCCTTTATGAAAACAAATGGCAAATCAGATCCTGACGTGCATAGTGGCATGTGATTGCCAGTAATGCACTACCAGTAAGTGTAATAGCGTCATTTGAAATGATTCACCATGTATTACCAATTTTAAGAACAGCCCTGTCAATGTCATTCTATTGATCAATACCTATGTTGTTGGCATACGCAGCTCTCACTGACACGGCAGAATCTGTAGCCAAGGGTGCAATCTCCGGAAAGATATACTCGGGAAAAACGTTCATATCGGACTTTGGCAAGAAATCAATCATACAGAGGCACTTTGCAAGAGTATTCAGAGCGCTGACTCTCACTCGCGGTAATGAATCATGAGTTAAATGAATCTAAAAAACACAGCATTACTTAaataaattccataaaaaaaaacaaaaccaaaAGAAAAGTATCAAAAAATACTCACAATATACGGTATAATCCTATCTAATATAGTCTCAGCACTTGCATATTCGGCTAGttgatataatatatctaaaCAGTTCAATTTCGACGTGCAATGATGCAATCCTCTTATGCACGATGTAACGAGCGACGTGATGATGATTAAGCCTTCACTGTCGGGACTTATCGACTTCTTGTCTTTTGTTATTCTAGTTTCATTGTTGTTTtcgttgatttttatttcttttgaagCATCAatagttttgaatttaaaatcgcGCGGAATCATATATGGAAATTTAGTTTCAGCGTCGTCAGACTTTATCGGTATGTCAATTGCCTCTTCATAGTTACGCTTGTCGTTgggattttttataaatatgcttATAATGGAAGCAATGTCTTTGTGTATTCGGGATATTTTCTCATCCGGAGGTAGAATAGGTTGGGCGGAAAATATCATATAAGATTgtaaaaacgaataaaaatattcCGGGAAAAATCTGAAATCATCATTACAATGTGAATTGGTTCAATACACTTTGAAGtatcaatatattttgtaaacgtTCGATATATGCTTACTTTCCTCTCTCATTATCTAAGTAAACCTCTGCTGATAAGCGAGCTTGTGGGTTCCGCTGGGTCATTGAAGTCAAAAGATCAACTAGACGTTTGTCACATTGTTTGGGTAATTTTACACTATGCGGAGTATCGCTCGATCTGTACACTAAAAGTCCTG from Arctopsyche grandis isolate Sample6627 chromosome 1, ASM5162203v2, whole genome shotgun sequence includes the following:
- the Vps15 gene encoding vacuolar protein sorting 15 isoform X1, with the translated sequence MGNQLVGVAPSQILPVEHYLTDQHNIYFDHSLGSTRFFKVARAKSQEGLIVVKVFAIQDPSLPLGIHRERLEYIRTHLASSFNCLPFQKIVLTDKAGLIMREYVKFSLYDRISTRPFLSILEKKWITFQILCALHQCHKVGICHGDIKLENIMLTSWNWVLLTDFASFKPTFLPEDNPADYSYFFDTSRRRLCYVAPERFVKTLGMDNMTKIMPGDDKLGGGLLLNESPCKAGDLLPSMDIFSTGCALLELWNDGTPAWDLSGLLVYRSSDTPHSVKLPKQCDKRLVDLLTSMTQRNPQARLSAEVYLDNERGKFFPEYFYSFLQSYMIFSAQPILPPDEKISRIHKDIASIISIFIKNPNDKRNYEEAIDIPIKSDDAETKFPYMIPRDFKFKTIDASKEIKINENNNETRITKDKKSISPDSEGLIIITSLVTSCIRGLHHCTSKLNCLDILYQLAEYASAETILDRIIPYIIHLTHDSLPRVRVSALNTLAKCLCMIDFLPKSDMNVFPEYIFPEIAPLATDSAVSVRAAYANNIALLAETALRFLDQTQNMENHKESAKVNYESELSALHEMVRQTVSSLLTDSQTLVRRVFMESGITKLCVFFGKQKANDVLLSHMITFLNDKEDTALRGSFFDCIVGVAAYVGWHCSHILVPLLQQGLTDPSEFIIAKSLRATTSLAELGLIQKPSLCELVAETVCYLTHPNLWIRHETCGLISCVATLLNPIDVNCKILPWVWPYLTYKLTQVDKPELLLGSLAQPIPRAIFDSVMKYKDINQFLQTLRKRREARLKVKQGTLPQYCEMSQTMKTLFRRLMSDGLTDQIESQILSMSTHLIEMQRTKTQSTSNQFSNESPGRLSISGISCISKMVTLENNVSDGSGDNHIQSGSKSLYTNSSVSSYKRQHKTSVSSQSAAENCSQMNYEWQHMFGDNKNINETSALLSKDNVDGVASSTLGPSTHNLTNQISAMPYGSGSGSSSQFTQRAASPNSLDSNATHLSLLVQERSYVQYSMAPCRQELKNLTTRQHIKYARALRSRECAMETCGINLPPPNWKPGTSLMAQLHEHRAAVNRLVNLSSGIHQNSSIAKGFFGSCSNDGTVRLWDLAKLEGISLVNRSKSMYNRGAGPVIGMAPCENNQSFAAATQDGSVFILRLDSASSRMVLSQCRQLDPTDDGGVIDVACNTQCSGGDNVIIYSTLYGGIVGWDLRAPGNAWKLQGDLKQGVYTCMYASGSGWLTIGTSSGRVCAWDLRFCLPITTLMHPKENRIRNIKAHPTEPCWIICAAGDEAGVWSLESAQRQAVLWPSNKPPLTYNSPCSHYINALYGGVVDDSPFILTAGTDQRVRFWDLDQPEDSYVLIGAPNDQYAPSNASVSYRSRLVDGTPVIQEVSTISSIPNTSTVSDEQASRYGPEPRGIHHTAPITDLNMVQANKCYLVSSSADGVINIWK
- the Vps15 gene encoding vacuolar protein sorting 15 isoform X2; its protein translation is MGNQLVGVAPSQILPVEHYLTDQHNIYFDHSLGSTRFFKVARAKSQEGLIVVKVFAIQDPSLPLGIHRERLEYIRTHLASSFNCLPFQKIVLTDKAGLIMREYVKFSLYDRISTRPFLSILEKKWITFQILCALHQCHKVGICHGDIKLENIMLTSWNWVLLTDFASFKPTFLPEDNPADYSYFFDTSRRRLCYVAPERFVKTLGMDNMTKIMPGDDKLGGGLLLNESPCKAGDLLPSMDIFSTGCALLELWNDGTPAWDLSGLLVYRSSDTPHSVKLPKQCDKRLVDLLTSMTQRNPQARLSAEVYLDNERGKFFPEYFYSFLQSYMIFSAQPILPPDEKISRIHKDIASIISIFIKNPNDKRNYEEAIDIPIKSDDAETKFPYMIPRDFKFKTIDASKEIKINENNNETRITKDKKSISPDSEGLIIITSLVTSCIRGLHHCTSKLNCLDILYQLAEYASAETILDRIIPYIIHLTHDSLPRVRVSALNTLAKCLCMIDFLPKSDMNVFPEYIFPEIAPLATDSAVSVRAAYANNIALLAETALRFLDQTQNMENHKESAKVNYESELSALHEMVRQTVSSLLTDSQTLVRRVFMESGITKLCVFFGKQKANDVLLSHMITFLNDKEDTALRGSFFDCIVGVAAYVGWHCSHILVPLLQQGLTDPSEFIIAKSLRATTSLAELGLIQKPSLCELVAETVCYLTHPNLWIRHETCGLISCVATLLNPIDVNCKILPWVWPYLTYKLTQVDKPELLLGSLAQPIPRAIFDSVMKYKDINQFLQTLRKRREARLKVKQGTLPQYCEMSQTMKTLFRRLMSDGLTDQIESQILSMSTHLIEMQRTKTQSTSNQFSNESPGRLSISGISCISKMVTLENNVSDGSGDNHIQSGSKSLYTNSSVSSYKRQHKTSVSSQSAAENCSQMNYEWQHMFDNVDGVASSTLGPSTHNLTNQISAMPYGSGSGSSSQFTQRAASPNSLDSNATHLSLLVQERSYVQYSMAPCRQELKNLTTRQHIKYARALRSRECAMETCGINLPPPNWKPGTSLMAQLHEHRAAVNRLVNLSSGIHQNSSIAKGFFGSCSNDGTVRLWDLAKLEGISLVNRSKSMYNRGAGPVIGMAPCENNQSFAAATQDGSVFILRLDSASSRMVLSQCRQLDPTDDGGVIDVACNTQCSGGDNVIIYSTLYGGIVGWDLRAPGNAWKLQGDLKQGVYTCMYASGSGWLTIGTSSGRVCAWDLRFCLPITTLMHPKENRIRNIKAHPTEPCWIICAAGDEAGVWSLESAQRQAVLWPSNKPPLTYNSPCSHYINALYGGVVDDSPFILTAGTDQRVRFWDLDQPEDSYVLIGAPNDQYAPSNASVSYRSRLVDGTPVIQEVSTISSIPNTSTVSDEQASRYGPEPRGIHHTAPITDLNMVQANKCYLVSSSADGVINIWK